The following coding sequences are from one Mugil cephalus isolate CIBA_MC_2020 chromosome 9, CIBA_Mcephalus_1.1, whole genome shotgun sequence window:
- the LOC125013935 gene encoding fukutin-related protein has protein sequence MRISFCQGLLTGAILLNLLILYYVSRAQQQMMEKRKELGRGTRRAALPAPGGLGGGLGALVGVEPGVVGVEGHSRGPRVTVLLREFENFENYVGDVANSFLRHRPELPFLAVSDTSPYPPLVLPEGARLLVLSPSPDQPPQAHRPEFHVQTEFVLLVPDGVELEQPRAIERLIRELEGEGGGPVRLVAAPVLARSAVQCLHLRVNLREWTATYSPGASGSSGSVCTALQGDAIVLIRTEDLFNLSVPLGRPLFSSLFIQTALRGWKVKLLESPCFSANHRPLFSSAHNQWKADTRLKEATGKLMRSFGLKRLLLPDGKEQWYGCSKETPRCFGTVQDDTPDYLYLDRWTPPCCLRALRETTKYVINILESSGVRYWLEGGTLLGAIRHQDIIPWDYDVDLGIYLEDIPNCDHLKNLDSGSLVDANGYVWERAVEGDFYRVQFSEANHLHVDLWPFYPRNGVMTKDTWTEHKQDVEFPEHFLQPLVPMTFAGITAYGPNNHRAFLELKFGEGVIENPQYPNPTKKRLDRSKL, from the coding sequence ATGCGTATCAGTTTCTGCCAGGGCCTGCTAACTGGCGCCATCCTCCTCAACCTCCTCATTCTCTACTATGTGTCCCGGGCCCAGCAGCAAAtgatggagaagaggaaggaactTGGCAGGGGCACGAGGAGGGCCGCCCTGCCAGCTCCGGGCGGCCTTGGAGGAGGCCTAGGGGCGCTTGTGGGAGTTGAACCTGGAGTGGTCGGAGTGGAGGGGCACAGCCGAGGCCCCCGTGTGACTGTTCTCCTTCGAGAGTTTGAAAACTTTGAGAATTATGTTGGGGATGTGGCCAACTCCTTCCTCCGCCACAGACCTGAGCTTCCCTTCCTGGCTGTGTCCGACACGTCTCCATACCCTCCCTTGGTGCTTCCAGAGGGCGCTCGGCTTCTAGTGCTCTCCCCCAGCCCGGACCAGCCACCCCAAGCTCATAGGCCAGAGTTTCACGTGCAGACAGAGTTTGTGTTGCTGGTGCCTGATGGAGTGGAGCTGGAGCAACCTCGGGCTATCGAGAGGCTGATCAGGGAGTTGGAAGGTGAGGGTGGGGGGCCGGTGAGGCTGGTGGCCGCTCCAGTGCTGGCTCGATCCGCTGTGCAATGTCTCCACCTGCGGGTGAACCTCAGAGAGTGGACAGCCACCTACTCGCCAGGTGCTTCAGGGAGCAGTGGGAGCGTTTGTACGGCCTTACAGGGAGACGCAATAGTCCTCATTCGCACCGAGGATCTTTTTAACCTCTCCGTCCCTCTAGGACGTCCCCTCTTCTCATCACTCTTCATCCAGACGGCCTTGAGAGGCTGGAAGGTCAAACTGTTGGAAAGCCCCTGTTTCTCTGCCAACCATCGACCCCTCTTTAGCTCTGCTCACAACCAGTGGAAGGCTGACACCCGCCTGAAGGAGGCTACGGGGAAGCTCATGAGGAGCTTCGGTCTGAAGCGCCTCCTGCTGCCTGATGGGAAGGAACAGTGGTATGGCTGCAGTAAAGAGACGCCACGCTGTTTTGGAACTGTGCAGGACGACACTCCAGACTATCTTTACCTGGACCGCTGGACGCCTCCCTGCTGCCTGCGAGCACTCAGAGAAACCACCAAGTACGTCATCAATATCTTGGAGAGCTCAGGTGTGCGCTACTGGCTAGAAGGAGGTACTCTGCTGGGCGCTATTCGTCATCAAGACATCATCCCGTGGGATTATGATGTGGACCTGGGCATCTACCTTGAGGACATACCCAACTGTGATCATTTGAAGAACCTGGACTCAGGCTCTCTGGTTGATGCTAATGGCTACGTCTGGGAGCGTGCAGTAGAAGGAGACTTCTACAGAGTCCAGTTCAGCGAGGCCAACCACCTGCATGTTGACCTGTGGCCGTTCTATCCACGTAATGGCGTAATGACCAAAGACACGTGGACAGAGCACAAACAAGACGTGGAGTTCCCAGAACATTTCCTACAGCCGCTGGTGCCCATGACTTTCGCTGGTATCACTGCCTACGGCCCCAACAACCACAGAGCCTTCTTGGAGCTCAAGTTTGGGGAAGGGGTGATTGAGAACCCTCAGTACCCCAATCCCACAAAAAAGAGGCTGGACAGAAGTAAATTATAA